In the Brienomyrus brachyistius isolate T26 chromosome 20, BBRACH_0.4, whole genome shotgun sequence genome, one interval contains:
- the rpp30 gene encoding ribonuclease P protein subunit p30 encodes MVAFADLNISNTNDKKKLQSLIETAAHLGYSTVAINHLVEIQPKKQEIAKPKCVSELFDQFPIVQGTSKPIKVLNRLTLMISDASHFRPTSELKSYDIVAVYPKTEKLFHAACMTFDVDIICVAVTEKQPFHFKRPPVFGAIERGVFFEISYASAIKDSTMRRYTISNAINLMETCKGKNVIVSSGAEMPLELRGPYDIANLGLLFGLSEGDAKAAVSTNCRAVLLHGETRKTALGIIHTTKRTRPAAEGRDDDREPPAAKKAKVNTV; translated from the exons ATGGTTGCGTTCGCTGATTTAAACATTAGTAACACAAATGACAAGAAAAAGCTGCAGAGTCTTATTGAAACGGCGGCTCATC TTGGCTATTCTACCGTTGCCATAAATCACCTCGTTGAGATCCAACCAAAAAAGCAG GAAATTGCAAAGCCGAAGTGTGTTTCAGAGTTGTTTGACCAGTTTCCTATTGTACAG gGTACGTCAAAACCAATCAAAGTGTTAAACCGGCTGACGCTAATGATCTCTGACGCATCTCACTTT AGACCCACTTCAGAGTTAAAGTCCTATGATATAGTGGCAGTGTATCCTAAAACGGAGAAGCTATTTCAC GCCGCCTGCATGACCTTTGATGTTGACATTATTTGTGTGGCGGTGACTGAGAAGCAGCCCTTTCACTTTAAGAGACCCCCGGTTTTTGGT GCAATTGAGAGAGGAGTGTTCTTTGAGATTAGCTATGCTTCGGCAATCAAGGACTCGACCATGAGAAGATACACCATCTCAAACGCCATCAATCTGATGGAGACGTGCAAAGGAAAG AATGTAATTGTATCTAGTGGGGCTGAAATG CCCCTTGAGTTAAGAGGACCCTACGACATTGCGAATTT GGGGCTGCTCTTCGGACTGTCTGAGGGAGATGCCAAGGCCGCTGTTTCTACCAACTGCCGCGCCGTCCTGTTGCACGGAG AAACCCGAAAGACCGCCCTGGGGATCATACACACAACGAAGAGGACGCGGCCCGCTGCGGAAGGGCGAGATGACGACAGGGAACCTCCAGCGGCAAAGAAAGCTAAAGTTAACACCGTGTGA